One window of Actinomycetota bacterium genomic DNA carries:
- a CDS encoding PIN domain-containing protein: MRRVFVDTSAFVAARNKRDPDNERARGALGDLVSRGVRLFTSNFVFAETHAALLVRTGRDQALQWGSALRASDAIELVRIEPEIEEEAWRILESHADKSWSYVDASSFALMEQEGVTEAFSFDRDFAQRGLKVVPG, translated from the coding sequence ATGAGGCGCGTCTTCGTAGACACCAGCGCCTTCGTCGCGGCGCGGAACAAGCGTGATCCCGACAACGAGCGCGCCCGCGGCGCGCTCGGCGATCTCGTTTCTCGAGGGGTTCGTCTATTCACGTCGAACTTCGTCTTCGCCGAGACGCATGCCGCGCTGCTGGTTCGCACGGGACGAGACCAGGCCCTTCAGTGGGGGAGCGCCTTGCGGGCGAGCGATGCGATCGAGCTGGTCAGGATCGAGCCGGAGATCGAAGAGGAAGCCTGGAGGATCCTCGAGTCGCACGCGGACAAGTCCTGGTCTTACGTGGACGCGTCGTCGTTCGCGTTGATGGAACAGGAGGGCGTCACAGAGGCGTTCTCCTTCGACCGCGACTTCGCTCAGCGAGGCCTGAAGGTCGTCCCGGGCTGA
- a CDS encoding Uma2 family endonuclease: MERSGTLTYDDLFVFPDDGLRRELIDGELIVSPSPKTRHQRISVRLILAFGGYLQEQGRGEAFSAPLDVLFSEGDVVEPDLIVVLDEQREIITENNIQGVPALLIEIVSDPRLDRVRKRDLYERVGVPQYWIVDPEADRVEVFRLGERGYGKPEILEPGDEVSFAPLSGLSISVAELLAP; the protein is encoded by the coding sequence ATGGAGCGGTCCGGCACGCTCACGTACGACGATCTGTTCGTCTTCCCCGACGACGGCTTGCGACGAGAGCTCATCGACGGCGAACTGATCGTGAGCCCGTCGCCGAAGACTCGTCATCAGCGGATCTCGGTCCGTTTGATCCTCGCTTTTGGTGGTTATCTGCAGGAGCAAGGCCGGGGCGAGGCCTTCAGCGCTCCGCTCGACGTGTTGTTCAGCGAAGGCGACGTCGTCGAGCCCGACCTCATCGTCGTGCTCGATGAGCAGCGAGAGATCATCACCGAGAACAACATCCAGGGCGTCCCGGCGTTGCTGATCGAGATCGTCTCCGATCCCCGGCTCGACCGCGTGCGCAAGCGCGACCTCTACGAGCGCGTCGGCGTCCCCCAGTACTGGATCGTCGACCCCGAAGCCGACCGGGTCGAGGTGTTCCGCCTCGGCGAGCGGGGTTACGGCAAGCCGGAGATCCTCGAGCCGGGCGACGAGGTGTCGTTCGCACCGCTCTCCGGGTTGAGCATCTCGGTCGCCGAGCTGCTCGCGCCGTAA